Proteins encoded together in one Qingshengfaniella alkalisoli window:
- a CDS encoding replicative DNA helicase: protein MTGMAVASSATRPGVDEGTLPHSIEAEQQLLGALLTNDQIYDRIAPVVNPTHFYDPVHARIFEVAASRIAKNALVTPVTLASFLEDDEGLKELGGASYLVKLAGAAISTFAAKDYAQLIYDMAIRRELIGLGRDIADRAGKVDVESEPRDQIVEAEQKLYKLSEQGKTDSGFQSFLRAVTDAVYVANAAYQRDGGLAGVSTGLEDLDKKLGGLHRSDLLILAGRPSMGKTSLATNIAFNIAKSYRKGMLPDGTEGTVNGGVVGFYSLEMSAEQLAARVLSEAAEVPSEQIRRGDMTEGEFRRFVEAAKTLESCPLFIDDTPALPISQLAARARRLKRTHGLDALFVDYLQLVRPATAKDSRVNEVSEITQGLKAIAKELDIPVVALSQLSRQVENRDDKRPQLSDLRESGSIEQDADVVMFVYREEYYKEREKPGDDKLEEMAKWQEAMERVHGKAEVVIGKQRHGPIGTVELSFEGRFTRFGNLVKGYQQGSDSF from the coding sequence ATGACAGGCATGGCGGTAGCGTCTTCGGCAACACGTCCCGGCGTTGACGAGGGGACGCTACCGCACTCCATCGAAGCAGAGCAGCAGCTTCTGGGTGCGTTGCTGACCAACGACCAGATCTACGACCGTATCGCACCGGTTGTGAATCCTACGCATTTCTATGACCCGGTGCATGCGCGAATCTTCGAGGTCGCCGCCAGCAGGATTGCCAAGAACGCGCTGGTCACCCCGGTCACGCTTGCAAGCTTTCTCGAAGATGACGAAGGGCTGAAAGAACTTGGCGGCGCATCCTACCTGGTGAAACTCGCCGGCGCGGCAATCTCGACCTTCGCGGCGAAGGACTATGCGCAACTCATTTATGACATGGCGATCCGGCGCGAACTGATCGGGCTGGGCCGTGACATTGCGGATCGCGCGGGCAAGGTCGATGTCGAAAGCGAGCCGCGCGACCAGATCGTCGAAGCCGAGCAGAAGCTTTACAAATTGTCCGAGCAAGGCAAGACGGATAGCGGGTTCCAGTCCTTCCTGCGGGCCGTGACAGATGCTGTTTATGTTGCCAACGCCGCCTATCAGCGTGACGGCGGGCTTGCGGGGGTCTCCACGGGGCTGGAAGACCTGGACAAGAAGCTGGGCGGATTGCACCGTTCCGACCTTCTGATCCTGGCGGGACGCCCGTCGATGGGTAAGACTTCGCTTGCCACGAATATCGCATTCAATATCGCCAAGAGCTACAGGAAGGGCATGCTGCCTGACGGGACCGAAGGCACCGTCAACGGCGGCGTCGTGGGCTTTTACAGCCTGGAAATGTCGGCCGAGCAACTGGCCGCGCGGGTTCTGTCGGAAGCCGCTGAAGTTCCATCGGAGCAGATCCGGCGCGGCGACATGACCGAAGGAGAATTCCGCCGGTTTGTCGAGGCCGCCAAAACGCTGGAATCCTGTCCGCTGTTCATTGACGACACCCCCGCCCTGCCCATCAGCCAGCTGGCCGCCCGCGCACGTCGCCTGAAGCGGACGCATGGGTTGGATGCGCTCTTCGTGGACTATCTGCAGCTTGTGCGCCCCGCGACCGCAAAGGACAGCCGTGTGAACGAGGTGTCCGAGATCACGCAGGGCCTGAAGGCCATCGCCAAGGAGTTGGATATTCCGGTGGTCGCGCTGTCGCAGTTGTCGCGCCAAGTCGAAAACCGCGACGACAAACGACCGCAACTGTCGGACCTGCGTGAATCGGGCTCGATCGAGCAGGACGCCGACGTCGTGATGTTCGTTTACCGTGAAGAGTACTACAAGGAACGCGAGAAGCCGGGCGACGACAAGCTGGAAGAAATGGCGAAGTGGCAGGAAGCCATGGAACGTGTCCACGGCAAGGCCGAGGTTGTCATCGGCAAGCAGCGTCACGGGCCGATCGGAACCGTAGAACTAAGCTTCGAAGGTCGTTTTACTCGCTTTGGCAACCTTGTGAAAGGCTATCAGCAAGGCAGCGACAGTTTCTAG
- a CDS encoding ABC transporter ATP-binding protein, with protein MTIRPNAILEVDALERRFDVSAPWLNRLIERKPRRTLRAVDGVDFVIQRGQTLALVGESGCGKSTIAKLVTGLHAPSNGSIRFHGDRDRLQMIFQDPYASLNPRWRVARLIAEPLRTLRPDTPPGEVSARVDELLRTVGLAPSDGLKYPHQFSGGQRQRISIARALAGEPEFLVCDEPTSALDVSVQAQVLNLMKRLQKQMELTYLFISHDLSVVRHMADVIAVMYLGRIVEIQPTADLFSNPLHPYTRLLLDTIPDLEMPKRDRSPMGGEVPSPVSPPSGCSFHPRCPVAFDRCKVERPQRRTDVWNRRVACFAAEPGHI; from the coding sequence ATGACCATTCGTCCCAACGCCATTCTCGAGGTTGACGCGTTGGAGCGCCGATTCGATGTGTCGGCACCGTGGCTCAACAGGCTGATTGAACGCAAGCCGCGCCGCACGCTGCGCGCTGTGGATGGCGTTGATTTCGTCATCCAGCGCGGGCAAACCTTGGCGCTTGTCGGGGAAAGCGGCTGCGGCAAGAGTACCATCGCCAAGCTGGTGACGGGCCTGCACGCTCCGTCGAATGGCAGCATCAGGTTTCACGGCGATCGCGACAGGCTGCAGATGATCTTTCAGGATCCCTATGCCAGCCTTAACCCCAGATGGCGGGTCGCACGTCTCATCGCCGAGCCGTTGCGCACGCTGCGCCCAGACACGCCCCCCGGCGAGGTTTCCGCACGGGTAGACGAGCTGTTGCGCACAGTCGGACTCGCTCCCTCGGATGGGCTGAAATACCCGCACCAGTTTTCCGGCGGCCAGCGGCAGCGGATTTCGATTGCCAGGGCGCTGGCAGGCGAGCCGGAATTCCTGGTGTGCGACGAGCCGACCTCGGCGTTGGATGTCTCCGTGCAGGCGCAAGTCCTGAACTTGATGAAGCGGCTTCAGAAGCAAATGGAGCTGACCTATCTCTTCATCAGCCATGACCTGAGCGTGGTGCGCCACATGGCCGATGTAATCGCGGTGATGTATCTGGGGAGGATCGTCGAGATCCAGCCCACCGCAGACCTGTTTTCCAACCCCTTGCATCCCTATACGCGCTTGCTGCTGGATACGATACCCGATTTGGAGATGCCGAAGCGTGACCGCAGTCCGATGGGCGGCGAGGTGCCGTCTCCGGTCTCGCCGCCCTCCGGGTGCAGCTTTCATCCGCGTTGCCCCGTGGCGTTTGATCGCTGTAAGGTCGAGCGTCCACAGCGGCGTACAGATGTGTGGAACCGGCGGGTGGCATGTTTTGCAGCCGAACCCGGACACATATGA
- a CDS encoding ABC transporter ATP-binding protein — MNDVVLDVQGLCVEFPTRKSALTAVDDISLQIRRGEILGIVGESGAGKSMTGMAILGLLEPPGRIAAGSIRLSGDRIDNLDDRAMQRIRGRRIGAIFQDPLTSLNPLFRVGDQLVETIRLHTALDKRQARERAKGLMHEVGIPAVEERIDNYPHQFSGGMRQRIVIALALCGEPELIVADEPTTALDVSIQAQITALLKRLCRDRGTAVMLVTHDMGVIAETADRVAVMYAGRLAEVGAVDDVVRRPRHPYTKGLMGSIPSLRSDVEELQMIPGSMPRLDAIPQGCAFNPRCASAGPRCKRELPRIADAGPTGAAACWLATEGAVA, encoded by the coding sequence ATGAACGACGTGGTTCTGGACGTTCAGGGTCTGTGTGTCGAGTTTCCGACCAGAAAGAGCGCGCTGACCGCCGTTGATGATATCTCGTTGCAAATTCGACGCGGCGAGATTCTAGGCATCGTGGGAGAGTCCGGCGCAGGCAAATCCATGACAGGCATGGCAATCCTTGGGCTTCTGGAGCCTCCGGGTCGGATCGCTGCCGGGTCGATCCGTCTCTCGGGCGACCGGATCGACAATCTCGATGATCGGGCGATGCAAAGAATCAGGGGGCGGAGGATCGGGGCGATCTTTCAGGATCCGCTGACCTCGCTGAACCCGCTGTTCAGGGTCGGCGATCAATTGGTCGAAACCATCCGCTTGCACACTGCACTCGACAAGAGGCAGGCCCGGGAACGTGCCAAGGGACTGATGCATGAGGTGGGTATCCCGGCCGTCGAGGAGAGGATAGATAACTATCCGCACCAGTTCTCTGGCGGGATGCGTCAGCGGATCGTGATCGCGCTCGCGCTTTGTGGCGAGCCGGAGTTGATCGTCGCCGACGAGCCGACAACTGCGCTCGACGTCTCCATCCAGGCGCAGATCACCGCACTGCTGAAGCGGCTTTGTCGCGACCGAGGCACTGCGGTGATGCTCGTGACGCATGACATGGGCGTTATCGCAGAAACCGCAGATCGGGTTGCCGTCATGTATGCGGGGCGGCTGGCAGAGGTCGGCGCGGTTGACGATGTCGTGCGCCGTCCGCGACACCCCTATACGAAGGGTTTGATGGGCTCGATCCCGTCGCTTCGCAGCGACGTCGAGGAATTGCAGATGATTCCCGGCTCGATGCCCCGTTTGGACGCTATTCCTCAGGGCTGTGCTTTCAATCCACGCTGCGCCAGCGCCGGACCGCGATGCAAACGCGAGCTGCCCCGCATCGCCGATGCTGGACCCACAGGTGCCGCTGCATGCTGGCTTGCAACAGAAGGAGCCGTCGCATGA